ttatttattcatttaagAGTTCAACAGGTTCTGTTGGCCCATCTGGACCAAAAGGATCAAGTGGTGACAAGGTAGATAAATATACATAGTCGAACGATGTGACCGCAATTGtgtattattatttgtaaattttgaATAGGGACAAAAAGGAAGTATGGGGCCAAGAGGTATTGAAGGAGCTGATGGAGATCCTGTGAGTCACAATCGATATACAGATATCTGAATTACACAATTTCTATTAGAATACAATGTCTACGACAAGTTACATTTTATACTCAATAATCATACTAGAAATTTAATtatgtaatatatttatttaaatcTTTAAAAATAATTACCAACATATTCAAGTAATGTTATACTGAGATTAGATACAATATAAGATTGAATTGTAAGTTTTATTATGCTGCGTTTGTTTGTCCTAGGGGTCAGCCGGTCACACTGGACCAGTTGGTCCACGAGGCTCAAAAGGAGAAAAGGTACTGCAGCAACTTGTCAACTTTGAACATTGGGTTTATTATACTCAAGATATATTTGGATCTATAGGGACTGAAAGGGATACCAGGTATAACAGGACCGAGAGGTCCACAAGGCATTCCCGGAGAACCagtattatatttaatttattaagtaaaTTTAACATttcaaaagttttaattatttCAGATAGACCAGGAAACGCTTGAAAAGTACTTCAATCCTGTGAAAGCGCTACAGACAGAGGTAGGTCATTGTCAAGTTTGTACAAGCATGCAAGACTGTTGCAATATAATTAATCGGTAATAAGGCAGCATTTAGCAGAGATGGTATTTGCATTTGATTATTGGTATTAGTTTATTAAATTGTGTTAGTGCAATAAATTTTGCAAATTCTAATTTGGTTTGAATATCAAAAGTTTACTATTTTTGCTTTAGCTAaattttttttgtaaaatcacgtgacttaacTTGAAACGTACTTAAAATGTATTCAGCTAGAAAGACTTCCGGTTTGCGAGCTACCTGGCAGTAGCGGATCCAGGCATGGTCACGATCGGCACTTACCGGCCTCCCTAAATTAAAGCAGGAGCGCTCTGGCACTAGGTATAATTTTGCGGCTTCTCTGAGTATGCGGTCAAATTAAGTGTTCAAAGAAGTAACTCAGCAGAGCTTCGCAGCACTAAGATGCTCAACGACCTGCTTATACACTCTTTTCGTGCACAACGACATTCAGTTAGACTACACCTTACTGAAGAAACCACTTGAAGGTTATTCTAAAATGTTTTATTGCCAAATTGGTGTGTGttgaaatgaatgaatggaATATTGTTGCATTTATATGATGAGACATAGTAGCTattaagcttaattaattaattaatgccctTCTGCTGACAGCATGCTCTCTACGTACTGCTGTGCATGTTGTCTttgaatttaatattaaattcttTGCCCAAAGCACTTGCAATATAACCGTATATAAAGTACGTATGTGCAAACTGGTTCATAATTGTACCTGTCTGAATGCCGAGTCACGCGGCGaagttgtgacgtcataatttTGATAACGTCATATTGGTTTGTACTGGTTGTTGTCCCCTTTAGTGAaactctggatccgccacgCATTCTTACTTTAGTACAATCAGCGAACAGCATTTGCGATATATCGTATATGGTTGTACGGCCTACAAAATGGATAAACCGCCAGGAAATCTGCAAAACGTTTAGAAAAGATCTATTACCAGAACGGACTAATTTATGTTTGGGATTGCTAAATATTGATGGAAATCAACATTGGAACTGCTAACGCAAAATAGATCACTTCCATGCACGTCTTAAGACATTTATAGAAGGGAATAGCGTAACATTGCGTACCTAGAGAGCGATATTTGTTTCCCGTACGTGATAACTCTCGTTACTGCACTTCTATCACTACGTATATAATAAATACTTACGGACTGgactttgtggtcacgtgaaacGACAATCGCTTTTAcgattttagatagattattctTGTAACCCCAGTTTAAAAGGGTATATGTTTAATTCGTAATTTTTAGCCACAATTAAGTTTAATGGTTGTATAaacgacggtgtaaacacagtgATCGACGGTGTAAACCCAGCTTTAATTACTACCCGCATAGTTGGTAAATGTAGCTGACGTTGTGTGTTGCTAGGTATCTAACATGAAACTCACTTTGCAGTCTTTGGTACGCAATCATACAAATTTTCTGCTTACCCACTTTTATATAATAATGTTGCATTGCAGGCAAGTAACGATCAACCTGCTGCTCATTTACACGGGAATAATAATTATGGCACAAAAAGTAGTGGTAAAGTTCTTATTCTTCTATAAttcaaaaatatattaaactAATGTATTTTGATGTTGTTAATTGCAATCAGGCAGCATTATTACGGACTGGTATACTGGTAGCGGTCAGTGGTATTCTCCTATTCTGAGAGGTGGAATGACATACAGTAACGGATACATTACCGTGCCGAAAGATGGACTTTACTATATCTACGGAAAGATATATTTTGATCCACAGTCGGGACAAGCGCGTTCTGGATTCTACATCTACTTGAACAGTCAATATGTTGAATTTACCTACCAGTACCATCCATCTGCTAATGGCAATCAAGATTACACTCGTTATTCTGGTCTTCTAAAAATGGTCAGCAAAGGAGACAGGATCTATATGAAGTTTGTCTATACTGTCTATGCTTATATGTATCCTCCATACGCTCAGTTTGGAGTCTTTCGTGTTGCTTAGACGGTGCAATATCTTCTGCAATAACGTGAACTAATTGTTGTTTCATTGTCAAATGATTGCAGTTTGTGTACTTTATGCATATCTTCTTGGATTTTGTCTAAAGTAAACGTTTACTGAaagcacttaattaataaattgcttCTCTGCGCGAGTATTCTTGTCTCGTCATCATAGTACACATTTCCAACGGtcatttcttaattaattaaaggaagAGGCGAACGACTTGCTGCAGACACATAATATTCATCGAGGTGTATACAAGTAGGATGATTCAACATTTCACGACATACGCCGCCATATCACATGTGACCGGAAATACCCACGCTCGCATACTTGCAAGCACAGTCACCAACTAGACTGCTTGGCTTGATTTCCAGGAGAACTGCATGTGTGAACTGAGGAGAACTCGATGTCATTGTGGGCACGAGATTGTTCGGCTCAGTTTGCATGTACCATGCTTCTGTGAACGAGGCATTATACAATTACTATAATAATATAACTAATtactataataatatataattactATAATAATATAACTAATTACTAAAACAATAATAATGTACAATTAACATAATAATATAGCTACAGAAAACTAGCAAGCATTATTGCTGCAGCTGTAGCGTCGTTTGTTTAGTATGGGTGATTTACATTATAGTTctctaattatttaataaaaataataataaaaattattgccAAAGTCCAATTGTTCTAGAACATGTGAATGTAGTTTTGGAAACTAATTTGGCAAGGAAGCCCGGACTTTGTCGACTCTAAGAAGCACCAAAACAATACCTTTCACTAGACTGATGCGATTACTAAATACACTGTCTGCTTTATGTCATCTGACCTAGATATATAAAGTAAACCACATGCAAGTGAGTTCCACTACAGCTGATTATGTATCTCTAGAGTTCCAGAGTGTAAGATTTAACTTAAGATTGGTGCATGGTATTACACgtagactgtacatgtaatcACGCTTAATTAAGACAATAAAATCGAGTCGAGCAATTGAGTTACAAATTACTCAAGCTCGGCGGAAGTAAATCCAACGTGTTTCTGCTTAACGCAAGATGATAGGCGTGGTCAACGTGGGCGTAAATGAAAATCTGGCAAACTTGATTGAAAGCGTAAACAACACGCTGTTTACGTGTTCCAAACTATTCCTCGAGAAACCGAACCGCGACAGACTGTCAGCAAATATTTGGAATTAAACCAATCATTTTAGCAGTGATATGGCCATTGCTGTAAAGTCGTGGCCGTTTCACTGGTCCTGTTACTACTAGCGACAGTAGTCGGATACAAACATATATAATGTCCGATCTACCAGGAATGTTATCAAATACGACGAAGCACTCAATATGCGCCGCGTTCGCAAACGAAAAAGCAATATCACTAAAATATGACTCCAAACCAAATCTGCCTCTGACATCTTCAGTAAATGTACACTTCTACAAATTGAATACAATATTATCCTGAGTGTGTAAATATCTCAGTACAACTCTGAGATGCAGCCGGGACAACATGAACTCGCTCCAAGGTCGAAATGGAAGAAAACGTATGTCAATGATCTATACACATATATCACTAAAAATGTGTGCATGGCATGCGTAGATTCTATTTGTGAACCATCTACTAGCGATATATAGATATTTCTAGGgtaattataatattatatacattGTTGCTCAAGCCAAAGAGAGTATTTGACCCGGAGGTATCTCCGGAAGCAGTCGAATTGATTACCGCGTGTGCGTGCAAGTGGTCGACTCTGGCGTC
This window of the Corticium candelabrum chromosome 17, ooCorCand1.1, whole genome shotgun sequence genome carries:
- the LOC134193068 gene encoding collagen alpha-1(XXVII) chain-like — its product is MGPRGIEGADGDPGSAGHTGPVGPRGSKGEKGLKGIPGITGPRGPQGIPGEPIDQETLEKYFNPVKALQTEVSNMKLTLQSLASNDQPAAHLHGNNNYGTKSSGSIITDWYTGSGQWYSPILRGGMTYSNGYITVPKDGLYYIYGKIYFDPQSGQARSGFYIYLNSQYVEFTYQYHPSANGNQDYTRYSGLLKMVSKGDRIYMKFVYTVYAYMYPPYAQFGVFRVA